One Desulfobulbus propionicus DSM 2032 DNA segment encodes these proteins:
- the minC gene encoding septum site-determining protein MinC: MKANDTTTEASVFELKGSVLTVMVLHVKLTNPDLLYPQLKKKIGPARSFFSNAPLLIDLKQASEEEQLALDFLVLSTFLRGLGLVPVGVRGGADSVAERVLAAGLGLLPAAKTEKTVAAPEEDKPVEVPEPPPQQPAPEPVAETRDSTGAKTMVISQPVRSGQQVVAPDGDLVVLSSVNAGAEVIAAGNIHVYGALRGRAMAGVHGDATARIFSLQCNPELVAVADAYVVNDLLDRAVLNQCVMIVHERGRLRFDILGAFDPHHR, translated from the coding sequence GTCCTGCATGTCAAGCTGACCAATCCTGATCTGCTCTATCCGCAGCTGAAGAAAAAGATCGGCCCAGCCCGCTCCTTTTTCAGCAATGCGCCGCTCTTGATCGATCTGAAGCAGGCGTCGGAAGAGGAACAGTTGGCGCTCGATTTTCTCGTGCTCAGCACTTTCCTGCGCGGTTTGGGGTTGGTCCCGGTGGGGGTGCGCGGTGGTGCCGACAGTGTGGCTGAGCGGGTGCTGGCGGCGGGGCTGGGGCTGTTGCCTGCGGCCAAAACCGAGAAAACGGTGGCCGCGCCGGAGGAGGACAAGCCGGTCGAGGTGCCTGAACCGCCACCACAGCAGCCCGCCCCCGAGCCAGTGGCAGAGACGCGCGATTCGACCGGGGCCAAAACCATGGTCATCAGTCAACCGGTGCGCTCGGGGCAGCAGGTGGTGGCGCCAGACGGTGATCTGGTGGTGCTGTCATCGGTCAATGCTGGTGCGGAGGTGATTGCCGCCGGCAATATTCACGTCTACGGTGCGTTGCGCGGCCGAGCCATGGCCGGTGTGCACGGCGATGCCACCGCTCGTATCTTCAGTTTGCAATGCAACCCGGAACTGGTCGCCGTGGCCGATGCCTATGTGGTCAATGACCTGCTCGATCGGGCGGTCCTTAACCAATGTGTGATGATCGTCCATGAAAGGGGACGCCTGCGGTTCGACATTTTGGGCGCCTTTGACCCGCATCATCGGTGA
- the minE gene encoding cell division topological specificity factor MinE, producing the protein MKFFDFFRAKKTSSASVAKERLQIIVSHERRRSTSPDFLPQLQNDILEVVRKYIQINENQVKLSLDRRGDCEVLELNISLSDSSKP; encoded by the coding sequence ATGAAATTCTTTGACTTTTTTCGAGCAAAAAAAACAAGCTCCGCATCGGTGGCCAAGGAGCGGTTGCAGATCATCGTTTCCCACGAGCGGAGGCGTTCGACCAGCCCCGATTTTCTGCCGCAACTCCAGAACGACATCCTGGAAGTGGTCCGAAAATATATCCAGATTAACGAAAATCAGGTCAAACTGTCCTTGGATCGACGGGGTGATTGCGAAGTGCTGGAGCTCAACATCTCGCTCTCCGATTCAAGCAAACCCTGA
- a CDS encoding Bax inhibitor-1/YccA family protein, with product MQTQIGARDITLAKARQDASTIFLAKVFHWMAIGLAITGGVALFTAESGLVKPLIASPLFFILVLAELGMVFYLSARIDKLQPGTATGLFVGYSVLNGVTLSTIFLAYTHASIGATFLVTAGMFAAMAVYGMVTKRDLSGMGSFMFMGLIGILLASIVNIFFKSPALYWAISAIGVLVFVGLTAYDVQKIKTIGEEGIMEQGEVAIRKGAIIGALALYLDFINLFLMLLRFFGGSRD from the coding sequence ATGCAGACGCAGATTGGAGCACGTGACATCACCCTGGCCAAGGCGCGCCAGGATGCCTCGACCATTTTTCTCGCCAAGGTATTTCATTGGATGGCCATCGGCCTGGCGATCACCGGCGGCGTGGCCTTGTTCACTGCCGAATCCGGCTTGGTCAAGCCGCTGATCGCCAGCCCCCTATTCTTTATTCTGGTGTTGGCCGAGCTGGGCATGGTTTTCTATCTCTCCGCCCGCATTGACAAGCTGCAGCCGGGAACGGCGACCGGACTGTTTGTCGGCTATTCGGTCCTCAACGGTGTGACCCTATCCACCATCTTTCTCGCCTACACCCACGCCTCCATTGGCGCCACATTCCTGGTAACGGCCGGCATGTTTGCCGCCATGGCAGTCTACGGCATGGTGACCAAGCGCGATTTGTCCGGCATGGGATCGTTCATGTTCATGGGGCTGATTGGCATTCTCCTGGCTTCGATCGTCAATATCTTTTTCAAGAGCCCGGCTCTTTACTGGGCCATTTCCGCCATCGGTGTACTGGTTTTTGTGGGTCTAACCGCGTACGACGTGCAAAAGATCAAGACCATCGGCGAGGAAGGGATCATGGAGCAGGGCGAGGTTGCCATCCGCAAGGGAGCGATCATCGGAGCCTTGGCCCTCTATCTTGATTTCATCAACCTGTTTCTGATGTTGCTGCGATTTTTTGGCGGCAGCCGCGACTGA
- the minD gene encoding septum site-determining protein MinD encodes MSKVVVVTSGKGGVGKTTTSAAVAAALAVRGYKTVVIDFDVGLRNLDLIMGCERRVVYDLLNVIHGEGSLNQALIKDKRVGNLYILPASQTRDKDALSKEGVGEVIATLRQSFEYIVCDSPAGIEKGAMTAMYYADEALVVTNPEISSVRDSDRIIGMLASKTQRAEQDQPPVKVHLVVTRYDPVRVERGDMLSADDVCEILAIPFLGVVPESKLVLAASNSGIPVTLAEESDAGEAYFDIVDRFLGEDVPYRFMDVQKKGFFSRFFGS; translated from the coding sequence TTGTCTAAAGTGGTCGTTGTGACGTCCGGCAAGGGCGGAGTAGGAAAAACCACCACCAGCGCGGCCGTTGCGGCAGCCCTGGCGGTACGCGGATATAAAACGGTGGTCATTGATTTCGATGTCGGTCTGCGCAACCTTGATCTGATCATGGGCTGCGAGCGGAGGGTGGTCTACGACCTGCTTAATGTCATCCATGGCGAGGGCTCGCTCAATCAAGCCCTGATCAAGGACAAACGGGTGGGCAACCTGTATATCCTCCCGGCCTCGCAGACCCGCGACAAGGACGCTCTGTCAAAGGAAGGGGTCGGCGAGGTGATAGCCACCCTGCGGCAGAGCTTTGAATATATCGTTTGCGATTCGCCGGCGGGGATTGAAAAGGGCGCGATGACCGCCATGTACTATGCGGACGAAGCCCTGGTGGTCACCAACCCCGAGATTTCCTCGGTGCGGGATTCGGATCGGATCATCGGGATGCTGGCCAGCAAAACCCAGCGGGCCGAACAGGACCAGCCGCCGGTGAAGGTGCATCTGGTGGTCACCCGCTACGACCCGGTGCGGGTGGAACGGGGCGATATGCTCAGTGCCGACGATGTGTGTGAAATTCTTGCTATTCCTTTTCTTGGCGTTGTTCCCGAGTCCAAGCTGGTGCTGGCAGCCTCCAACTCGGGCATACCGGTGACCCTGGCCGAGGAGAGCGATGCCGGTGAGGCCTATTTCGATATTGTCGACCGTTTCCTGGGCGAAGACGTGCCGTACCGTTTTATGGACGTGCAGAAGAAAGGCTTTTTCTCCCGTTTCTTTGGATCATGA